Proteins from one Streptosporangium becharense genomic window:
- a CDS encoding class I SAM-dependent methyltransferase yields the protein MTTDNLSGEDFWNARYAENDRIWSGNPNLILVREVPGLEPGTALDLGCGEGADAIWLAGRGWRVTAVDISQVALDRAARQAAAAGVADRVDWQRHDLGVSFPTGVFDLVSAHFLHSYEDMPRERILRTAASAVAPGGTLLIVGHAAPPPWESDPHPGVHLPTPQEVLRSLELPDGQWEVQLCEEYERTQNDPQGRPATRTDNVLKVRRLRG from the coding sequence ATGACGACTGACAACCTCTCCGGCGAGGACTTCTGGAACGCCCGTTACGCCGAGAACGACCGGATCTGGAGCGGGAACCCCAACCTCATCCTGGTCCGCGAGGTCCCCGGACTGGAGCCGGGCACCGCCCTGGACCTGGGATGCGGTGAGGGAGCCGACGCGATCTGGCTCGCCGGGCGGGGGTGGCGGGTCACCGCCGTCGACATCTCCCAGGTCGCCCTCGACCGGGCGGCCCGGCAGGCGGCGGCGGCCGGTGTCGCCGACCGCGTCGACTGGCAGCGGCACGACCTCGGGGTTTCCTTCCCCACCGGTGTCTTCGACCTCGTCTCCGCCCACTTCCTGCACTCCTACGAGGACATGCCGCGGGAACGGATCCTGCGGACCGCCGCCTCGGCCGTCGCCCCGGGCGGGACGCTGCTCATCGTGGGGCACGCGGCTCCCCCGCCCTGGGAGAGCGACCCGCATCCGGGCGTGCACCTCCCCACACCGCAGGAGGTCCTGCGGTCGCTCGAACTCCCGGACGGCCAGTGGGAGGTGCAGCTCTGCGAGGAGTACGAGCGGACCCAGAACGACCCGCAGGGGCGACCGGCGACCCGCACGGACAACGTCCTCAAAGTCCGGCGCCTGCGCGGCTGA